The DNA segment CTGAAGCCTGCGGATTTGTCGGCTGGATTGCTTCTCTGTAGGAGCGACCTTGGTCGCGAATGCTATTGGCCAGGCGCCACAAATGTCGTGACTGCAATTGCCTCTTCGCGAGCAAGTTCGCTCCTACAGGCAAATCACCACCCTCGCCTTTACAACGGAATGTCCCATGTCCAAGCAGACCACGCTGGTGACCCTGACCTACGGGGATCGCTACAGCTATTTGCATACGCTGATCAGCCGCTCGCTGGCAAACCCCTTGATCGAGCGGGTCATTGTGGTCAGTAACGCCTCGACGGCGCCGCTGCACAAATTGACCGAACAGTGGCCCGAGCAGGTTCGGGTGATCCACCTTGAGCACAACACCGGCTCGGCCAACGGCTATGCCATAGGGATTCAGGCCGCGCTGCAGGCCGGTGGCGAGTACCTGTGGTTGATGGACGACGACAATGCGCCGACGCCCAATGCCGTAGAAGTGCTGCATGACCGGCTACAACGCCTGATCCAGGCGCACGACGCCGACAACACCGCAGTGCTCGGCTTTCGCCCTACCCATCAGGCCGACATTGCCACCGGCGTGCCGCAGCGTTTTGCCCTGCAGAAGCGCTCAAGCTTTCTGGGTTTTCATATCGCTCAGGTGCCGTACAAACTCTGGCGGCGCTTGCCGTGGGGACGACCACGGCTCAGTGCTGGCCTGCCTTCGCTGGTGCAACTGCC comes from the Pseudomonas sp. StFLB209 genome and includes:
- a CDS encoding glycosyltransferase, whose amino-acid sequence is MSKQTTLVTLTYGDRYSYLHTLISRSLANPLIERVIVVSNASTAPLHKLTEQWPEQVRVIHLEHNTGSANGYAIGIQAALQAGGEYLWLMDDDNAPTPNAVEVLHDRLQRLIQAHDADNTAVLGFRPTHQADIATGVPQRFALQKRSSFLGFHIAQVPYKLWRRLPWGRPRLSAGLPSLVQLPFATYGGLLAHHSLYRKIGLPLDALKLYADDNEYTWRITANGGRLFLVPEALLDDLEHSWNIKQRTSNVYESYLLGDSDLRAYYGARNQAWFDKNIWVSSPLLYQLNRWLFLRLLRVFARRCDAGPRLKLLEQAIADGESGLLGLNRSYPL